In Deltaproteobacteria bacterium, a single window of DNA contains:
- the thiC gene encoding phosphomethylpyrimidine synthase ThiC, protein MTQLETAINGRISEEMAICAAQEGVSPEFIRAGVATGNIVVVRNNKHLAIKPLAVGKGLRTKVNANIGTSGDCADLELELEKVKISAAAGADTLMDLSTGGDLSAIRKAIMQASPLAVGTVPIYQAAAATIARGKAIVAMTADDIFAVIEENGEDGVDFITVHCGVTQRSVACIAAQGRLLGIVSRGGSITANWMKCNEKENPLYEQYDRLVEIARRYDMVLSLGDGLRPGCIADATDRGQVQELILLGELAKRARKKGVQVMIEGPGHVPIADIQANIQLEKSLCEGAPFYVLGPLPTDIAPGYDHITAAIGGAIAGAAGADFLCYVTPSEHLRLPTLEDVREGIMASRIAAHIADIAKGLPEARAKDLAMARCRKELNWQGQIKSAIDPEKAERLLQVSAKAGEEGCTMCGELCAIRLGKD, encoded by the coding sequence ATGACACAATTGGAAACAGCTATCAACGGACGCATCTCGGAAGAAATGGCAATATGCGCCGCCCAGGAAGGGGTATCCCCGGAATTCATCAGGGCGGGTGTAGCCACCGGCAATATCGTAGTGGTCCGCAACAACAAGCACCTGGCCATTAAGCCGCTGGCCGTGGGCAAGGGATTGCGGACCAAGGTCAATGCCAATATTGGGACTTCAGGTGATTGCGCCGACCTGGAGCTGGAGCTGGAAAAGGTGAAGATTTCCGCAGCCGCGGGCGCCGATACGCTGATGGATCTATCCACGGGCGGCGATCTTTCCGCCATCCGGAAGGCGATCATGCAGGCTTCGCCTCTGGCGGTCGGCACAGTTCCGATCTATCAGGCGGCCGCCGCCACGATTGCCCGGGGGAAAGCCATTGTGGCCATGACGGCCGACGACATCTTTGCCGTTATCGAGGAGAATGGTGAGGATGGTGTTGATTTCATTACCGTTCACTGCGGCGTGACGCAAAGAAGCGTGGCCTGTATCGCCGCCCAGGGAAGGCTGCTCGGCATAGTCAGCCGGGGCGGTTCCATCACGGCCAACTGGATGAAGTGCAATGAGAAGGAAAATCCGCTCTACGAGCAATATGATCGCCTGGTGGAAATAGCCCGCCGTTACGACATGGTCTTGAGCCTGGGCGATGGCCTGCGGCCGGGGTGCATAGCCGATGCCACCGACCGGGGGCAGGTGCAGGAACTTATCCTGCTGGGCGAATTGGCCAAGCGGGCCAGGAAAAAAGGGGTGCAGGTGATGATCGAGGGACCCGGTCATGTGCCGATTGCCGATATTCAGGCAAATATCCAGTTGGAAAAGAGCCTGTGCGAGGGAGCGCCTTTTTATGTCCTGGGGCCGCTGCCCACCGACATTGCCCCAGGCTACGACCATATTACTGCAGCCATCGGCGGGGCCATTGCCGGCGCTGCCGGGGCAGATTTCCTATGTTATGTCACGCCTTCCGAGCACCTGCGGTTGCCCACCCTGGAGGACGTGCGGGAGGGAATCATGGCGTCGCGCATTGCCGCCCATATCGCCGACATTGCCAAAGGGCTGCCGGAGGCCAGGGCAAAAGATCTGGCGATGGCCAGGTGCAGAAAAGAACTCAATTGGCAGGGGCAGATAAAAAGCGCTATTGATCCGGAAAAAGCGGAGAGGTTGCTCCAGGTCAGCGCCAAGGCCGGGGAAGAGGGCTGTACGATGTGCGGCGAATTGTGCGCCATCAGGCTGGGGAAAGATTGA
- the thiD gene encoding bifunctional hydroxymethylpyrimidine kinase/phosphomethylpyrimidine kinase — MEINMTPARVLSVAGSDPGGGAGIQADLKTVTVLGGFGMSVVTAITVQNTLGVQDIYPLPPDLVARQFDALATDIGIDAVKTGMLPNREIMAVIVRKIREYGLTKVVVDPVLAAKRGEILMSSDTITMLREELLPQALVVTPNIPEAEVLSGLIITSREDVRKAALIIYRTGVGNVVIKGGHLPGMKDDSLDILYDGDSFHEFSSPRIDTKDTHGTGCTFASAMATLLAGGSNIREAVTGAKDYVTAAIRYAWRLGGGQGPVNHLAPLLMSSPCGKGGLREIC; from the coding sequence ATGGAGATTAACATGACGCCGGCGCGGGTATTGTCCGTGGCCGGTTCCGACCCCGGCGGCGGGGCGGGGATACAGGCCGATTTGAAGACCGTGACCGTTCTCGGCGGCTTCGGGATGTCTGTCGTCACCGCGATTACCGTGCAGAATACGCTGGGCGTGCAGGATATTTATCCCCTGCCGCCCGATCTGGTCGCCCGCCAGTTTGACGCCTTGGCCACGGATATCGGCATTGATGCGGTAAAAACGGGGATGCTGCCGAACCGTGAGATTATGGCGGTGATAGTCCGCAAAATCAGGGAATATGGTCTGACCAAGGTCGTGGTTGATCCCGTTTTGGCTGCCAAGCGCGGGGAGATCCTTATGAGCAGCGATACGATCACCATGCTGAGGGAGGAATTGCTGCCGCAGGCCCTGGTCGTGACACCGAACATCCCCGAAGCGGAGGTCTTGTCCGGGTTGATCATTACCAGCCGGGAAGACGTGCGGAAGGCGGCCCTGATCATTTACCGGACCGGCGTGGGCAATGTTGTTATCAAGGGAGGGCACCTGCCGGGCATGAAGGATGATTCCCTGGATATCCTCTATGACGGAGATAGTTTTCATGAGTTCTCGTCGCCCCGGATTGACACTAAAGACACCCACGGCACAGGCTGCACCTTTGCCTCCGCTATGGCCACCCTGCTGGCCGGCGGCAGCAACATCCGGGAGGCGGTAACGGGCGCCAAGGACTACGTTACGGCGGCCATCCGTTATGCCTGGCGTCTGGGGGGAGGGCAGGGGCCGGTCAATCATCTGGCTCCTCTCTTAATGTCCTCCCCCTGTGGGAAAGGGGGATTGAGGGAGATTTGCTAA
- a CDS encoding thiamine diphosphokinase: MGCIFVIAGGSIGNKDFLRSQIVKFGPDELVCADGGARHVVALDLTPQVIIGDMDSLPPEILQRCKGMGSQIIRHPREKKETDTQLALEYACRFHPDEIRIYGGLGGRIDHALANISLLLPAARRGLTAKLVDEWCEFFAITQTTTMEGIAGQTVSLFPLSDQVQGIELTGFEYPLSGGTMEIGAPYGISNRLQADRGVIAIGSGCLLVVKYTQPGIFPPGD; encoded by the coding sequence ATGGGTTGTATTTTCGTTATTGCCGGCGGCTCTATAGGGAATAAGGATTTTCTACGGTCGCAGATCGTCAAATTTGGTCCTGACGAACTGGTCTGCGCCGATGGCGGCGCCCGCCATGTTGTGGCCCTGGATCTGACGCCGCAGGTGATCATCGGCGATATGGATTCCCTGCCGCCGGAAATCCTGCAGCGCTGTAAGGGAATGGGCAGCCAGATCATCCGCCACCCGCGGGAGAAGAAGGAAACGGACACCCAGTTGGCTTTAGAATACGCGTGCCGGTTTCACCCCGACGAGATCAGAATTTATGGCGGACTGGGAGGACGGATTGATCATGCCCTGGCCAATATCTCCCTGCTACTGCCGGCTGCCCGGAGGGGCTTGACCGCAAAACTGGTGGACGAGTGGTGCGAGTTTTTTGCAATTACGCAGACGACGACCATGGAGGGAATTGCCGGCCAGACCGTCTCCCTGTTTCCTCTTTCTGATCAGGTTCAAGGGATTGAACTGACGGGTTTTGAATATCCGCTCTCCGGAGGGACGATGGAAATCGGCGCCCCTTACGGGATCAGCAATCGTTTGCAGGCGGACCGGGGCGTCATTGCGATCGGGTCAGGCTGCTTGCTCGTCGTCAAGTATACTCAGCCCGGAATTTTTCCTCCTGGAGATTAG
- a CDS encoding TatD family hydrolase, which yields MLIDSHTHLEMEDFDVDRDAVIERARQAGVGFMITVGTSITYCKKALDLAGRYQEVYVAVGIHPHDAKDIDAGTYDELRELAAREKVVAYGEIGLDFFRNLSPRQVQIERFGEQLELAVEIGLPVIIHDRDAHKETLAMLGARQGKLSGVIHCFSGDRTMAGKCLDMGFAISIPGTVTFEKAEELRQVVQYVPLGCLLVETDAPYLAPQPHRGKRNEPAYVAETAARIAELKGLSYEEVASRTTANARKLFGLNMI from the coding sequence ATGCTGATTGATTCGCACACCCATCTGGAGATGGAGGATTTTGACGTGGACCGGGATGCCGTTATCGAGCGGGCCAGGCAGGCCGGGGTCGGGTTCATGATCACCGTTGGCACATCTATCACTTATTGTAAAAAGGCGCTGGATCTGGCCGGTCGCTACCAGGAGGTCTATGTGGCGGTGGGTATCCATCCCCATGACGCGAAGGACATTGATGCCGGGACTTATGACGAGCTCCGGGAACTGGCCGCACGGGAAAAGGTGGTGGCCTATGGCGAGATAGGGCTGGATTTTTTCCGTAACTTGTCGCCCCGACAGGTGCAGATCGAACGGTTTGGCGAGCAGTTGGAGCTGGCGGTGGAGATCGGCTTGCCCGTGATTATCCACGATCGCGATGCCCATAAAGAAACCCTGGCCATGCTTGGCGCCCGGCAAGGAAAACTGAGCGGGGTCATCCACTGTTTTTCGGGTGACCGCACCATGGCCGGGAAATGCCTGGATATGGGTTTTGCCATCTCCATACCGGGGACGGTCACTTTTGAGAAGGCCGAAGAACTGCGGCAAGTGGTGCAGTATGTTCCTCTGGGATGTTTGCTCGTAGAAACGGATGCCCCCTACCTGGCGCCGCAGCCCCACCGGGGGAAACGTAACGAACCGGCCTATGTGGCTGAAACGGCAGCCAGAATAGCGGAGTTGAAAGGTCTCTCTTACGAGGAAGTTGCCAGTCGCACGACAGCAAATGCCAGGAAATTGTTCGGTTTGAACATGATTTAG
- a CDS encoding universal stress protein translates to MYQKIMIPLDGSELAECVLPHAEAFIRGGMAKTAVFLWVLEPLPTAMYGASVETFASSAQEDIFASNAEYWEKMGTERKSTAEEYLNRIAGPFKQYGTEIKCEILEGRIAETLANYAEKNNVDLLLIATHGRSGVSRWLIGSVADRVLHYSHVPVLMIRAPGSKPTSND, encoded by the coding sequence ATGTATCAGAAAATCATGATCCCGTTGGACGGTTCGGAATTGGCGGAGTGTGTGCTCCCGCACGCGGAGGCCTTTATTAGGGGAGGCATGGCGAAAACAGCGGTATTTTTATGGGTCTTGGAGCCGCTGCCGACGGCCATGTACGGTGCTTCTGTGGAAACTTTTGCGTCTTCCGCGCAGGAGGACATCTTTGCGTCCAATGCCGAATACTGGGAAAAAATGGGGACAGAAAGAAAATCTACCGCAGAAGAGTACTTGAACCGGATCGCCGGACCATTCAAGCAGTATGGGACTGAGATAAAATGTGAAATCCTGGAAGGACGGATTGCGGAAACCCTGGCCAACTATGCTGAAAAAAATAATGTTGATCTGCTCCTCATTGCCACGCATGGACGCTCCGGGGTAAGCCGTTGGCTGATAGGCAGCGTGGCCGATCGGGTACTCCATTATTCCCATGTGCCGGTCTTGATGATCAGGGCGCCCGGCAGCAAGCCCACCAGCAACGATTGA
- the mce gene encoding methylmalonyl-CoA epimerase, translating to MLKKINHIALAVENIDEAAKFYQNCLGLELSGIETISAQKTKVGFFRIGASSIELVQPAEPDSPLQKFLAAKGQGIHHICFEVDDIEAEIKNLLERGATMIDREPRPGAHNARVAFIHPKSAAGVLIELVELAQG from the coding sequence ATGCTCAAGAAGATTAACCATATCGCCCTGGCGGTGGAGAACATTGATGAAGCGGCGAAATTTTATCAAAATTGCTTAGGTCTGGAACTTTCCGGCATCGAGACCATCAGCGCCCAGAAGACAAAAGTGGGATTTTTCCGGATCGGGGCGTCAAGTATCGAACTCGTCCAACCGGCGGAACCAGATTCCCCCCTCCAGAAGTTCCTGGCAGCGAAAGGGCAGGGGATTCACCATATCTGTTTCGAAGTGGATGATATTGAGGCCGAGATCAAGAACCTCCTAGAAAGAGGAGCCACCATGATAGATCGTGAACCCAGGCCGGGCGCTCATAATGCCCGAGTCGCTTTCATCCATCCCAAATCCGCCGCCGGAGTTCTTATCGAGCTTGTCGAACTTGCCCAGGGGTAA
- a CDS encoding cobalamin B12-binding domain-containing protein — protein sequence MMAKKIRILIAKPGLDGHDRGAKIIARALRDAGMEVIYTGIRQTPEQIANTAIQEGVDMVGLSCLSGAHSTLFPKVVEILKQKGAGDIHIFGGGIIPVADIPALKEAGVHEIFPPGTSTQEIIRYIEANAK from the coding sequence ATTATGGCAAAAAAGATAAGGATATTGATCGCCAAACCGGGATTGGATGGCCATGACCGGGGCGCTAAAATCATTGCGCGGGCCCTGCGGGATGCCGGGATGGAAGTGATTTATACGGGAATAAGACAGACCCCGGAACAAATAGCCAATACGGCGATTCAAGAGGGAGTGGATATGGTCGGTCTTTCCTGCCTTTCGGGAGCGCACAGCACCCTCTTTCCCAAAGTAGTCGAGATTTTAAAACAGAAAGGCGCCGGCGACATCCATATTTTCGGTGGCGGCATCATTCCTGTTGCTGACATCCCTGCCTTAAAAGAGGCTGGCGTTCACGAGATATTTCCACCCGGCACCTCCACGCAGGAGATTATCAGGTATATAGAGGCTAACGCCAAGTGA
- a CDS encoding methylmalonyl-CoA mutase family protein → MTGSIRETQEYWEETTLNKSLAKGRERKPVFKTTSQTETKRLYTPADTEGMDYGRDLGFPGDYPFTRGVQPTMYRGRFWTMRQYAGFGTAQETNQRYRYLLDHGQTGLSVAFDLPTQVGYDSDHPLAEGEVGKAGVAIDSLRDMEILFDGIPLDKVSTSMTITSPAAILLAMYVVVAEKQGVKSAVLQGTIQNDILKEYAARGTYIFPPLPSMRITTDIFAFCNEHLPRWNSISISGYHMREAGCSAVQEVAFTLANGIAYVEAAIRAGLNIDSFASRLSFFFNAHNDFLEEIAKFRAARRLWAKIMRERFHAKKDESCILRFHTQTAGCTLTYQQPDNNVIRVAFQALAAVLGGTQSLHTNSRDEAFSLPSEDSVRIALRTQQVIAYESGVADTIDPLAGSYAIEAMTNDIENRASEYIAKIDEMGGAVKAIGAGFMQREIAESAYQYQKDIEAKERIIVGVNQFQVEEAPLQDIFRIQAGSEANQKEQLSRVKQERDDRQVQQALTVLRKTAEGTGNLVPPILAAVRLYATVGEISDTLRAVFGEYREL, encoded by the coding sequence ATGACAGGAAGCATTCGCGAAACACAGGAATATTGGGAAGAAACCACCCTGAATAAATCTCTGGCCAAAGGACGGGAGCGTAAGCCGGTCTTTAAAACCACCTCTCAGACCGAAACAAAACGCCTTTATACTCCTGCCGATACGGAGGGTATGGACTATGGCCGGGATTTGGGATTCCCGGGCGATTATCCTTTCACACGCGGTGTCCAGCCGACCATGTACCGGGGGCGATTCTGGACCATGCGCCAGTACGCGGGATTTGGCACGGCTCAAGAGACCAACCAACGCTACCGGTATCTTCTTGACCACGGACAGACGGGGTTAAGCGTTGCTTTTGACCTTCCTACCCAGGTCGGCTACGATTCCGATCATCCCCTGGCCGAGGGCGAGGTAGGCAAGGCAGGCGTTGCCATTGACTCTCTGCGGGATATGGAGATTCTTTTTGACGGCATCCCGCTCGATAAGGTTTCGACCTCCATGACCATCACCTCCCCGGCCGCCATCCTGCTGGCCATGTATGTAGTCGTGGCGGAAAAGCAGGGGGTCAAGTCAGCAGTCCTGCAGGGGACCATCCAAAATGATATCTTGAAGGAATATGCGGCGCGCGGGACATATATTTTCCCACCGCTGCCGTCCATGCGGATTACCACGGACATCTTCGCCTTCTGTAATGAGCATCTGCCCCGCTGGAACAGCATCAGCATCAGTGGCTATCACATGCGGGAAGCCGGCTGCTCCGCCGTGCAGGAAGTCGCTTTTACATTGGCCAACGGTATTGCCTACGTGGAAGCAGCCATTCGTGCGGGTCTGAATATTGATTCCTTCGCGTCCCGGCTGTCCTTTTTTTTCAATGCCCACAACGACTTCCTCGAGGAGATTGCCAAATTCCGGGCCGCGCGGAGACTCTGGGCCAAGATCATGCGGGAACGCTTTCACGCCAAAAAGGATGAATCATGCATCCTGCGCTTCCATACCCAGACGGCGGGCTGCACCCTGACCTATCAGCAACCGGACAACAATGTCATCCGGGTGGCCTTTCAGGCGCTGGCAGCGGTTCTGGGCGGAACGCAATCGCTGCACACCAATTCCCGAGATGAGGCGTTCTCCCTGCCTTCCGAGGATTCCGTGCGCATCGCGCTGAGAACCCAGCAGGTCATTGCTTATGAAAGCGGCGTGGCCGATACCATTGATCCGCTGGCTGGATCGTATGCCATTGAAGCCATGACGAATGACATTGAGAATAGGGCCAGCGAGTATATCGCCAAAATTGATGAGATGGGAGGCGCGGTCAAGGCCATCGGAGCCGGTTTCATGCAACGGGAGATTGCCGAGAGCGCGTATCAATACCAGAAGGATATAGAAGCGAAGGAGAGGATTATTGTCGGCGTCAATCAATTTCAGGTAGAAGAGGCGCCGCTCCAGGATATCTTCCGCATCCAGGCCGGGTCGGAGGCCAACCAGAAAGAACAACTATCCCGCGTCAAGCAGGAAAGGGATGATCGCCAAGTGCAGCAGGCCTTGACTGTTCTCCGGAAGACGGCGGAGGGAACTGGCAATCTGGTGCCGCCTATCCTTGCCGCAGTGAGGCTTTACGCGACGGTCGGTGAAATATCGGATACATTGAGAGCAGTATTTGGAGAATATCGAGAACTGTAG
- a CDS encoding acyl-CoA carboxylase subunit beta: MKSVEELRNELQKRNEEALRGGEKARVEKQHKDGKLTARERINLLLDEGSFVEVDRFVTHNCTDFGMAAKKFYGDGVITGYGKIYGRLVYVFSQDFTIFGGALGMAFAQKICKVMDLAMKVGAPIIGLNDSGGARIQEGVESLAGYAYIFLKNALASGVIPQISAIMGPCAGGAVYSPALTDFIMMTKKTSYLHITGPDVIKAALNNTVTPDGQPITSEVLGGSEVHMTKSGVAHFAGENDAATLQQIRELLTFFPQNNREKPPVIACTDDPNRREDSLKTIIPASAKKIYDMKKVILAVVDHGYFLEVQKEYAKNIVVGFARFGGMPVGIVANQPNRLAGSLDSDSSVKAARFVRFCDSFNIPLVTFVDVPGFLPGIDMETRGIIRHGAKLLYAFCEATVPKITIITRKGYGGAYDVMSSKHIRGDINYCYPTAEIAVMGAQGAVNIVFRNEIKNATDNKETHRQLVAEYEEKFASPYKAAALGYVDEIIFPEETRPRIIQALESLRNKIDTNPWRKHGNIPL; the protein is encoded by the coding sequence GTGAAATCAGTAGAAGAGCTCAGAAACGAGTTGCAAAAGAGGAATGAAGAAGCCCTGCGGGGGGGCGAAAAGGCCAGGGTCGAGAAACAGCATAAAGACGGGAAACTGACGGCGCGCGAAAGAATTAATCTTCTCCTCGACGAGGGTTCATTTGTGGAAGTGGACCGCTTTGTCACTCACAATTGCACCGATTTCGGGATGGCGGCGAAGAAATTTTACGGCGATGGCGTCATCACGGGATACGGTAAAATCTACGGTCGTCTGGTCTATGTTTTTTCTCAGGACTTCACCATTTTTGGCGGCGCCCTCGGCATGGCCTTTGCGCAAAAGATATGCAAAGTTATGGATTTAGCGATGAAAGTCGGCGCCCCAATAATCGGCCTGAATGATTCCGGCGGCGCGCGAATCCAGGAAGGCGTCGAAAGCCTGGCCGGCTATGCCTACATCTTTCTTAAAAATGCCCTTGCCTCGGGCGTGATTCCGCAAATCTCGGCCATCATGGGCCCCTGCGCCGGAGGCGCCGTTTACTCCCCCGCCTTGACCGACTTCATCATGATGACGAAGAAGACCAGCTACTTGCACATCACGGGCCCCGATGTAATCAAAGCGGCCCTGAACAACACAGTAACCCCCGACGGCCAGCCCATCACCTCCGAAGTGCTGGGGGGATCGGAGGTGCACATGACGAAGAGCGGGGTGGCCCATTTCGCCGGTGAGAATGATGCCGCAACGCTTCAGCAGATCAGGGAATTGCTTACGTTTTTCCCGCAAAATAATCGTGAAAAACCTCCGGTCATTGCGTGTACCGATGATCCCAACCGCCGCGAAGATTCGTTGAAAACTATCATCCCGGCCAGCGCCAAGAAGATCTACGACATGAAGAAGGTCATTCTGGCGGTCGTTGACCATGGTTACTTCCTCGAAGTGCAGAAGGAATACGCAAAAAACATCGTCGTCGGGTTTGCCCGCTTTGGCGGGATGCCGGTGGGAATAGTCGCGAACCAGCCTAACCGGCTGGCCGGCTCTTTAGACTCTGATTCCTCGGTGAAGGCGGCCCGCTTCGTCCGTTTCTGCGACTCCTTCAATATCCCGCTCGTCACCTTTGTTGACGTCCCCGGCTTTCTGCCCGGCATTGACATGGAAACAAGAGGCATTATCCGCCATGGGGCGAAGCTCCTCTATGCCTTCTGTGAAGCCACCGTCCCCAAGATAACGATCATCACGCGCAAGGGGTATGGCGGCGCTTATGATGTCATGTCGAGCAAGCACATCCGCGGCGACATCAACTACTGTTACCCTACCGCCGAAATTGCCGTGATGGGGGCTCAAGGCGCCGTGAATATCGTCTTCAGAAACGAGATCAAGAACGCCACGGACAACAAGGAGACCCACCGGCAGTTGGTTGCCGAATATGAGGAAAAATTTGCCAGCCCCTATAAGGCGGCCGCCCTGGGATATGTTGATGAAATCATTTTTCCGGAAGAGACACGGCCCAGGATAATCCAGGCCCTGGAGTCCTTGCGGAACAAAATTGACACCAACCCCTGGCGCAAACACGGCAATATACCGCTATAG
- the meaB gene encoding methylmalonyl Co-A mutase-associated GTPase MeaB — MTSLATQILAGDVLAASRLMRDVDDRLPEAIKILKELFPYTGRADIIGITGAPGSGKSTLVDRMVEVFRKDGKSVGVVAIDPSSPFSGGALLGDRFRMQRHTNDAGVFIRSLATRGCLGGLTRSTHDIVNVMDAMGKDIILVETVGVGQDEVEIANLAHTAIVVLAPGMGDDIQAMKAGIIEIADIFVINKCEREGADKTERELRMVLSMSSRRDKEWEPDIFQTEAILGKGIVELLAGISRHKQALEQSGGLDRKLRARKKAIFLEILQNELMNHFVAAIEEKGRWDQIIDDLIEKRIDPYSLVKRLMMEEFDNKERWKDIL; from the coding sequence ATGACAAGCTTGGCCACCCAGATATTGGCGGGAGATGTGCTGGCCGCCTCCAGACTGATGCGGGACGTAGATGATCGCCTGCCGGAAGCCATCAAAATACTGAAGGAACTGTTTCCCTATACGGGCAGAGCCGACATTATCGGGATAACGGGCGCTCCCGGTTCGGGTAAATCCACGCTGGTGGACCGGATGGTGGAGGTTTTTCGTAAAGACGGCAAAAGCGTCGGGGTGGTAGCCATTGACCCCAGCAGTCCCTTCAGCGGCGGTGCGCTCCTGGGGGACCGCTTTCGCATGCAGCGCCACACCAACGACGCCGGGGTCTTCATCCGTTCGCTGGCGACGCGGGGCTGCCTGGGCGGATTGACCCGTTCCACCCATGATATTGTCAATGTGATGGACGCCATGGGCAAGGACATCATCCTCGTCGAGACAGTAGGGGTCGGGCAGGATGAAGTCGAGATTGCCAACCTGGCCCATACGGCGATTGTCGTCCTGGCGCCCGGGATGGGCGATGATATTCAGGCCATGAAGGCCGGGATTATTGAAATCGCTGATATTTTCGTCATCAATAAGTGTGAAAGAGAGGGGGCTGATAAAACAGAACGAGAACTCCGCATGGTTCTGTCAATGAGCAGTAGGAGAGACAAGGAATGGGAGCCGGACATTTTCCAGACAGAGGCCATTCTGGGCAAGGGAATTGTGGAGCTCCTGGCGGGAATTTCCCGGCATAAGCAGGCCCTGGAGCAAAGCGGGGGATTAGACAGAAAACTCAGAGCGAGAAAGAAGGCAATCTTTTTGGAGATTCTGCAAAACGAGCTCATGAACCATTTCGTGGCCGCCATAGAGGAAAAGGGTAGGTGGGATCAGATCATTGACGATCTGATCGAGAAGCGGATAGATCCCTACTCTTTAGTCAAGCGCCTGATGATGGAAGAGTTTGATAATAAAGAAAGGTGGAAGGATATCTTGTGA